In Ailuropoda melanoleuca isolate Jingjing chromosome 11, ASM200744v2, whole genome shotgun sequence, a genomic segment contains:
- the LOC100480591 gene encoding coiled-coil domain-containing protein 27 translates to MSAEMPEDSCTGFDSWKVTQDLSCSQRGLDTKVDGRLLPFSKSACEFNHLRKRSESQTISPVASSPVLAQSHLRKQLPWYISVIHEKDHCLLTLGEEVQRLSVMEALLQKRDEEVLALWEEREALKKQLKCVLQSKGQETWVCQSGKETVARPSGGLSILKSIFRDEEELQHWRQLQEECAALSRGEDTEEQEAADAEAEKAEEEAAQGEGKRAAGGKGAAAKEGGGEQEQLEEEEENEEEDRDQRRRSSRSLEETFEQELIAQLEEYEQVIQEFQAELEVTRTRYLLATGAITSLQRQLDFQESQLQTLNMENDTLQKELRERKDQLQAMSNKFSNIREDKKHEEMMGIIEKDNVLLRQQVWELQSKLAKQEHTIAEFDAKVSQLQAQVSQNQNHLQRRKWLQEEMLSKNEMIQQAEQQARVALESAQSRLERLRNKIIQATFSTSGVKSFATEISDNDILEALQRIVSERADYYSQLKQKGIRVPPLQQSEALSSLNKSKKITSK, encoded by the exons ATGTCGGCCGAGATGCCCGAGGACTCGTGCACGGGCTTCGACTCCTGGAAGGTGACCCAGGACCTGTCCTGCAGCCAGCGGGGCTTGGACACGAAGGTGGACG GCCGCCTCCTTCCCTTTAGTAAGAGTGCCTGTGAGTTCAACCACTTGCGGAAGAGAAGCGAATCCCAGACCATAAGCCCGGTCGCCAGCAGCCCGGTCCTGGCGCAGAGCCACCTGAGGAAACAGTTACCCTGGTACATCTCGGTTATCCACGAGAAG GATCACTGCCTGCTCACGCTGGGGGAGGAAGTGCAGCGGCTGTCCGTGATGGAGGCGTTGCTTCAGAAGCGAGATGAGGAGGTCTTGGCcctctgggaggagagggaggcctTGAAGAAACAGCTGAAATGCGTCCTCCAAAGCAAAGGCCAGGAGACGTGGGTTTGCCAGAGCGGGAAG GAGACTGTGGCAAGGCCCAGCGGGGGGCTGAGCATCCTGAAAAGCATCTTCAGAGACGAGGAGGAGCTGCAGCACTGGAGACAG CTCCAGGAGGAGTGTGCCGCGCTCAGCAGAGGCGAGGACACGGAAGAGCAAGAGGCAGCAGACGCCGAGGCTGAAAAGGCGGAGGAAGAGGCGGCCCAGGGGGAAGGGAAGCGCGCAGCAGGCGGCAAGGGGGCTGCAGccaaggaggggggtggggagcaggaacagctggaggaagaggaggagaacgaggaggaggacagggaccAGCGCAGGAGGAGCTCCCGCTCCCTGGAGGAGACTTTCGAGCAGGAGCTGATAGCCCAGCTGGAGGAGTACGAGCAGGTGATCCAGGAGTTCCAGGCAGAGCTGGAGGTCACCAGGACCAGATACTTGCTCGCAacag GGGCCATCACGTCTTTACAACGCCAACTGGACTTCCAGGAATCGCAGCTGCAGACGTTGAACATGGAGAATGATACCCTGCAGAAGGAGCTCCGGGAACGGAAGGACCAGTTACAAGCCATGTCCAACAAG TTCTCCAACATCAGGGAAGACAAGAAGCACGAAGAGATGATGGGCATCATCGAGAAGGACAACGTTCTTCTTCGCCAG CAAGTGTGGGAGCTGCAGAGCAAACTCGCAAAGCAGGAGCACACCATCGCGGAGTTCGACGCCAAGGTCAGCCAGCTGCAGGCCCAGGTGAGCCAGAACCAGAACCACCTGCAGAGACGGAAATGGCTGCAGGAGGAGATGTTGAGCAAGAACGAAATGATccagcaggcggagcagcaggcgCGCGTGGCCCTGGAGAGCGCCCAGTCCCGG CTGGAGAGACTGAGAAACAAGATCATCCAAGCCACCTTCAGCACCTCCGGGGTCAAGTCCTTTGCCACTGAGATCTCTGACAATGACATTCTGGAAGCTTTGCAG AGGATAGTCTCCGAGAGAGCCGACTACTACAGTCAGCTCAAGCAGAAGGGCATCCGAGTGCCCCCCCTGCAGCAGTCAGAGGCCCTGTCCTCCCTGAACAAGTCCAAGAAGATAACCTCCAAGTAG
- the SMIM1 gene encoding small integral membrane protein 1, which yields MQTQESGVQYSRWDDRSRDEVHVVAGSGTEEAWSWQRVSRKLCSGKLGIAMKVLGGVALFWVVFILGYLTGYYVHKCK from the exons ATGCAGACCCAGGAGAGCGGAGTCCAGTACAGCAGGTGGGATGACCGCAGCCGGGATGAAGTCCATGTGGTGGCTGGGTCCGGCACAGAGGAGGCCTGGAGCTGGCAGAG GGTCTCCCGGAAGCTGTGCTCGGGCAAGCTGGGCATCGCCATGAAGGTGCTGGGTGGAGTGGCCCTCTTCTGGGTCGTCTTCATCCTCGGCTATCTCACTGGTTACTACGTGCACAAGTGCAAATAA
- the LOC117804418 gene encoding uncharacterized protein LOC117804418: protein MNDTLCCYGDICDATHAPRIPKDVELPKLVVSRAVPGGRSTLEPLPPPDTLLQTEGPTGASVQGILWSFHPAPRMLPVGGASTPRKHSAVPNLMEKGLMILQCVACRDNLVPAWKLRQRQQSLSKSAQAIGCFYRKKGEYKEDFSLKDTSFMAELQELRKVFLERPGCPQFSTKATSMSHYGESHERGGPHVETNSLPGGVGPPSRHSSARVVVSGGNSLAFRSTS, encoded by the exons ATGAATGACACGCTTTGTTGCTATGGAGACATCTGTGATGCCACACACGCTCCCAGGATCCCAAAGGATGTGGAGCTTCCGAAGCTGGTAGTGTCCAGGGCTGTGCCCGGCGGCAGGTCCACACTcgagcccctgcccccccccgacACCTTGCTCCAGACAGAGGGGCCCACAGGGGCATCCGTCCAAGGCATCCTCTGGTCCTTCCACCCCGCCCCGAGGATGCTGCCAGTCGGCGGAGCCAGCACGCCGAGGAAGCACAGCGCGGTGCCCAACCTGATGGAGAAGGGCCTGATGATTCTTCAGTGTGTGGCCTGCCGGGACAACCTGGTCCCGGCGTGGAAACTCCGCCAGAGACAGCAGTCCCTCAGCAAGTCGGCTCAGGCCATTGGTTGCTTCTACAGGAAGAAG GGTGAATACAAGGAAGACTTCAGCCTCAAGGACACCAGCTTCATGGCCGAACTTCAGGAGTTGAGAAAGGTGTTTCTCGAGCGCCCTGGCTGTCCTCAGTTCAGCACCAAGGCCACGTCCATGTCTCATTACGGTGAGAGCCACGAACGAGGGGGCCCCCACGTGGAAACCAACTCCCTCCCTGGAGGAGTGGGGCCACCTTCCCGGCACTCATCAGCCAGAGTGGTGGTCAGTGGTGGGAACTCACTGGCGTTCAGAAGCACCAGCTAA